From one uncultured Paludibacter sp. genomic stretch:
- a CDS encoding Alpha/beta hydrolase fold protein, with protein sequence MTEDKYIQFDDFRIFIRQIVLDKNSNKPVLIFLHDSWGCTEMWGDFPEELTKIGELNALVYDRRGYGKSSDFDAKTRTKYYLHEEADFLIQLMDKLNIPKAILYGHSDGATISLIAGAKYPERFEGLILESAHTFIEEKGKEAVRESREKAKHNSLLNSLEKFHGNKTAELFRRWHEAWLSDLLQDWTIVPLLKNITCPVLAFRGENDPFDTVEQLNVLKREISSEITTAFISNAAHTPRKENEEKVVDLCSEFLGSCLE encoded by the coding sequence ATGACAGAAGATAAATATATCCAATTTGATGATTTTCGGATTTTCATCAGGCAGATTGTTTTAGATAAAAATTCAAATAAGCCGGTATTGATTTTTTTACATGATTCGTGGGGATGCACTGAAATGTGGGGGGATTTTCCTGAAGAATTGACAAAAATCGGCGAATTAAATGCTTTAGTTTACGATAGACGCGGTTATGGAAAGTCATCCGATTTTGATGCGAAAACGCGTACAAAATATTACTTGCACGAAGAAGCCGATTTTTTAATCCAACTGATGGATAAATTGAACATTCCAAAAGCAATTCTTTACGGACACAGCGATGGAGCAACCATCTCATTGATTGCGGGAGCAAAATATCCGGAGCGTTTTGAGGGTTTGATTTTGGAAAGCGCGCATACTTTTATTGAAGAAAAAGGAAAAGAAGCAGTGCGTGAAAGTCGTGAAAAAGCGAAACACAATTCACTGCTGAACTCTTTGGAGAAATTTCACGGGAATAAAACCGCAGAACTTTTTCGTCGTTGGCACGAAGCTTGGTTGAGCGATTTACTCCAAGATTGGACCATTGTTCCGTTGCTGAAAAACATCACGTGTCCTGTGTTAGCATTTCGTGGTGAAAACGATCCGTTCGATACCGTTGAGCAACTGAATGTGTTGAAAAGAGAAATTTCTTCAGAAATTACCACCGCTTTCATTTCCAATGCGGCGCACACACCGAGAAAAGAAAATGAAGAGAAAGTGGTTGATTTATGTTCCGAGTTTCTCGGTTCGTGTTTAGAATAA
- the folB gene encoding Dihydroneopterin aldolase encodes MSKITLENMQFHAYHGCLDFEKEEGNTFLVSLTMDLDTSVAEKTDNLNDTLNYKEVYDVVKREMGIPSNLIEHAARRIYDAVKQSFPQIQSLKIELSKLNPPLGGSVESVKIEI; translated from the coding sequence ATGAGTAAAATTACACTTGAAAATATGCAATTCCACGCCTATCATGGGTGTTTGGATTTTGAAAAAGAAGAAGGAAATACATTTTTGGTTTCCCTCACTATGGATTTGGACACTTCTGTGGCAGAAAAAACCGATAATTTGAATGACACATTGAATTACAAGGAAGTTTACGATGTGGTAAAACGTGAAATGGGAATTCCTTCCAATTTGATAGAGCACGCTGCAAGAAGAATTTATGATGCAGTAAAGCAATCTTTTCCGCAAATTCAATCATTAAAAATTGAACTCTCAAAATTAAATCCACCTTTGGGAGGAAGCGTGGAGAGCGTGAAGATAGAAATATAA
- a CDS encoding Amino acid/peptide transporter (Peptide:H+ symporter), whose amino-acid sequence MTETSQKHPKGLYFIYTIAIAERFGYYGMRALFTLYMIKALLFDKDLSSAVYGNYTGLVYLTPLIGGYIADRYWGMRRSVFWGAVLMVIGQFFMFTSALMYQNVEIAKWLMYIGLGGLIFGNGFFKPNVSTFVGKLYEQGDRRLDAAYTLFYMGVNIGAFLSPIVCGFLGDTGNPADFKWGFLVAALVSVLCLVIYVIEKDKYLIGPDGNAIGILPAAKEKSETVEKAAKVHFSMKEITLWIAGALAVFSVFTYFSHGDIIGSFIYAACIAVPAFVIADKSLTKIERQRIWVIYIIAFFVIFFWSAFEQAGISLTYFAEEQTNRNILGWTMPASWFQSFNAVFVVILAPIFAKLWVKLGQKNMEPASPVKQALGLFLLSMGYLLIAFGVKGLAPGVKVSILWLTGLYFIHTMGELCLSPIGLSMVNKLAPVRFASLLMGVWYLSMATANKFAGALSTLYPEEGKTKMLFGIQITNLYEFFMVFVIMSAVAAIILFGLSKWLQKLMNGIR is encoded by the coding sequence ATGACAGAAACATCACAAAAACACCCGAAAGGACTTTATTTTATTTACACTATCGCTATCGCGGAGCGTTTTGGATATTACGGAATGCGTGCGCTGTTCACGCTGTATATGATAAAAGCATTGCTTTTTGATAAAGATTTATCTTCCGCCGTTTACGGGAACTACACCGGATTGGTTTATCTTACTCCGCTTATTGGCGGATATATTGCGGATAGATATTGGGGAATGCGCCGTTCTGTATTTTGGGGAGCCGTATTGATGGTTATCGGACAATTTTTTATGTTTACAAGCGCTTTGATGTATCAAAACGTAGAAATAGCAAAATGGTTGATGTACATTGGTTTAGGCGGCTTGATTTTTGGTAACGGATTTTTCAAGCCAAACGTGAGTACTTTCGTAGGAAAACTTTACGAACAAGGCGACAGACGTTTGGATGCCGCATATACATTGTTTTACATGGGTGTAAATATCGGGGCTTTTCTATCGCCGATAGTTTGCGGATTTTTGGGCGATACGGGAAATCCTGCCGATTTTAAATGGGGATTTTTAGTCGCCGCGTTAGTTTCTGTGCTTTGTTTGGTAATTTATGTCATTGAAAAAGATAAATATTTAATTGGTCCCGATGGAAATGCTATAGGTATTCTTCCCGCAGCAAAAGAAAAATCAGAAACCGTTGAAAAAGCCGCTAAAGTCCATTTCTCAATGAAAGAAATAACTTTATGGATTGCAGGAGCATTAGCGGTATTTAGCGTTTTCACTTATTTTTCTCACGGAGATATCATCGGTTCATTTATTTATGCAGCGTGTATTGCAGTTCCCGCCTTTGTTATTGCCGATAAATCATTGACAAAAATTGAACGCCAGCGGATTTGGGTAATATATATTATCGCGTTTTTTGTTATTTTCTTCTGGTCGGCTTTCGAACAAGCCGGAATTTCTCTTACTTATTTTGCTGAAGAACAAACCAACCGTAATATTTTAGGATGGACAATGCCTGCCAGTTGGTTTCAATCTTTTAATGCGGTATTTGTGGTAATTTTAGCGCCAATTTTTGCAAAATTATGGGTGAAACTCGGACAAAAAAATATGGAACCGGCTTCTCCCGTAAAACAAGCGCTCGGACTATTCTTATTATCTATGGGGTATTTGCTGATTGCTTTTGGAGTAAAAGGTTTGGCGCCCGGAGTAAAGGTAAGCATTCTTTGGTTGACAGGACTTTATTTTATCCACACTATGGGAGAACTTTGTTTGTCGCCCATCGGACTTTCAATGGTAAATAAATTGGCTCCGGTACGTTTTGCATCATTATTGATGGGAGTTTGGTATCTTTCAATGGCAACCGCTAATAAATTTGCAGGGGCGTTGAGCACACTTTATCCCGAAGAAGGAAAAACCAAAATGTTATTCGGAATTCAGATTACCAACCTATACGAATTTTTTATGGTATTTGTAATCATGTCGGCTGTAGCGGCTATAATTCTTTTCGGATTATCAAAATGGTTACAAAAATTGATGAACGGAATTCGTTAG
- a CDS encoding conserved hypothetical protein (Evidence 4 : Unknown function but conserved in other organisms): protein MKKIGILSDTHSYIDERVYKYFAECDEIWHAGDWGSLNTVNLLQAFKPVRGVFGNIDDYNIRMVFPENNRFMCENVDVWITHIGGYPDHYNAKVKPEIFNNPPKLFICGHSHILKVIYDKKIDLLHINPGSAGKQGFHKIPTIIRLEIDGKNIQNLEVIELNHQNQDK from the coding sequence ATGAAGAAAATAGGAATTTTATCAGACACTCATAGTTATATTGATGAACGTGTGTATAAATATTTTGCCGAATGCGATGAAATTTGGCACGCAGGAGATTGGGGTTCATTGAATACCGTTAATTTGTTACAAGCATTTAAGCCTGTCCGCGGAGTATTCGGGAATATTGACGACTACAATATTCGTATGGTTTTTCCTGAAAACAACCGTTTTATGTGCGAAAATGTAGATGTGTGGATAACACATATCGGAGGTTATCCCGACCATTATAACGCGAAGGTAAAACCAGAAATTTTCAACAACCCTCCCAAGTTGTTTATTTGCGGACATTCACACATTTTAAAAGTAATTTACGACAAAAAAATCGATTTACTCCACATTAATCCGGGTTCTGCCGGCAAACAAGGTTTTCATAAGATTCCCACCATTATCCGACTCGAAATTGACGGAAAAAACATTCAAAACCTGGAAGTAATAGAATTAAATCATCAGAACCAAGACAAATAG
- a CDS encoding Peptidase M23: MKRRKFKHIATDFIEKMRFQYRVSIMNENTLEESWHTRLSRFSVFIYGTSLFLTTFILLTILIFLTPLKHYLPGYGDSGNRSLIVQNSLRTDSIAGELEHQQEYLSVLKDIIAGTPKTDTIKSLDSVGLKERATVLSEKSKQEKEFIKNYEESEKYNLSEMNNVSNEKRYVFFRPVTGVVASTFDPQEGKFGISVITSPQENVLSVLEGTIVNAAFTFDYGWIISVQHDNDYLSIYKNNNKLLKRIGDFVKAGESIAVTGNEDGKKSGNHFYFELWQKGKPIDPQSVIAFRF; the protein is encoded by the coding sequence ATGAAAAGGCGTAAATTTAAGCATATTGCAACAGATTTTATTGAAAAAATGCGATTTCAATATCGTGTTTCCATAATGAATGAAAATACATTGGAGGAATCGTGGCACACGCGTTTATCTCGTTTCAGTGTTTTTATTTATGGAACTTCGCTTTTTCTTACAACATTTATTCTGCTTACAATATTGATTTTTCTAACGCCTTTGAAACATTACTTGCCGGGTTATGGAGATTCAGGAAATCGTTCTTTAATTGTTCAAAATTCATTAAGAACAGATTCCATTGCCGGAGAATTGGAACATCAGCAGGAATATTTGAGTGTGCTGAAAGATATTATTGCAGGAACTCCTAAAACAGATACCATTAAATCATTAGATTCGGTAGGGTTAAAAGAACGCGCCACTGTGCTGAGTGAAAAATCAAAACAAGAAAAAGAATTTATAAAAAATTACGAAGAGTCGGAAAAATATAATTTATCGGAAATGAATAATGTTTCCAACGAAAAAAGATATGTGTTTTTCCGCCCTGTAACAGGTGTAGTGGCTTCAACATTCGATCCGCAGGAAGGTAAATTTGGAATTTCGGTCATTACTTCTCCACAGGAAAATGTGTTAAGCGTATTGGAAGGAACGATAGTAAATGCTGCTTTTACGTTTGATTACGGATGGATAATTTCTGTTCAGCACGATAATGATTATCTTTCGATTTATAAAAATAACAATAAATTGCTGAAACGTATAGGTGATTTTGTAAAAGCGGGTGAAAGTATTGCCGTAACAGGAAATGAAGACGGTAAAAAATCAGGAAATCATTTTTATTTTGAACTTTGGCAGAAAGGAAAGCCAATTGACCCTCAATCGGTTATTGCTTTTAGATTTTAA
- the dxr gene encoding 1-deoxy-D-xylulose 5-phosphate reductoisomerase (Evidence 2a : Function from experimental evidences in other organisms; PubMedId : 10631325, 10787409, 1447125, 7567469, 9707569; Product type e : enzyme): protein MKTKKKNIAILGSTGSIGTQALEVVRANPERFSVYALTANTNVELLIKQAVEFQPEVAVIAKENLYPELKYALEEFPIKVFAGLDAVSQVAEMEPVDMVLTAMVGYSGLKPTIHAIKAGKAIALANKETLVVAGEIIQELANKHNTPILPVDSEHSAIFQCLAGEGNNPIEKIILTASGGPFRTKTLEELKHVTSAQALKHPNWDMGAKITIDSATMMNKGFEVIEAKWLFGLKPEQIDVVVHPQSIIHSMVQFADSSIKAQLGMPDMRLPIQYAFTYPDRIQADFERLDFLKFNNFTFEKPDTKRFKNLALAYYAMDKGGNMPCILNAANEVVVSAFLKNKIGFLQMSDIIENIMQQITFIPKPMYEDYVMTDTETRKITSERIK from the coding sequence TTGAAAACGAAAAAGAAAAATATAGCTATTCTCGGTTCTACCGGTTCCATTGGGACGCAAGCGTTGGAAGTTGTCCGTGCAAATCCTGAACGATTTTCGGTATATGCGCTCACAGCCAATACGAATGTAGAACTGCTCATAAAACAAGCCGTTGAATTTCAGCCGGAAGTGGCGGTTATCGCCAAAGAAAATCTTTATCCCGAGTTAAAATATGCGCTCGAAGAGTTCCCGATAAAAGTTTTTGCAGGATTAGACGCGGTGTCGCAAGTTGCAGAAATGGAACCCGTTGATATGGTGCTTACAGCAATGGTAGGTTATTCCGGATTGAAACCTACCATACATGCTATTAAAGCCGGCAAAGCTATTGCTTTGGCAAATAAGGAAACGTTAGTGGTAGCCGGCGAAATAATTCAGGAACTTGCAAATAAACATAATACGCCTATTTTGCCCGTCGATTCTGAACATTCTGCCATTTTTCAATGTTTGGCGGGCGAAGGAAACAATCCGATTGAAAAAATAATACTTACAGCCTCAGGCGGACCTTTCAGAACAAAAACATTGGAAGAACTGAAACACGTAACTTCCGCGCAAGCCCTAAAACACCCCAATTGGGATATGGGAGCAAAAATCACGATTGATTCTGCCACAATGATGAACAAGGGCTTTGAAGTGATTGAAGCAAAATGGCTTTTCGGTTTGAAGCCGGAACAAATTGATGTGGTAGTTCATCCGCAATCCATTATTCATTCTATGGTCCAATTTGCCGACAGTTCCATTAAAGCGCAACTTGGAATGCCCGATATGCGTTTGCCTATTCAATACGCATTTACCTATCCCGATAGAATTCAAGCCGATTTTGAACGTTTGGATTTTTTGAAATTCAATAATTTTACATTTGAAAAACCGGACACGAAGAGATTTAAAAACCTGGCATTGGCGTATTACGCAATGGATAAAGGAGGAAATATGCCTTGTATTTTAAATGCTGCAAACGAAGTTGTTGTATCAGCTTTTTTGAAAAATAAAATCGGTTTTTTGCAAATGAGTGATATTATTGAAAACATTATGCAGCAAATTACGTTTATTCCAAAACCCATGTATGAAGACTACGTAATGACCGACACAGAAACAAGAAAAATAACATCAGAACGAATAAAATAA
- a CDS encoding Peptidase M50 — MEAFLIRALQLILSLAILVLLHEFGHFLFARLFKVRVDKFYMFFNPQFSLLRAKKIEGKWNIKFFAKNVQPNERIKLDENGNPMMSGKHNVMEQVPVDELPLDDWRRFPEHTEWGIGWLPLGGYCKISGMIDESMDKTQLLQPAQPWEFRSRSVWQRLPIIIGGVFVNFILALIIYSAVLFVWGKEYIPVENAKYGFYFSQTMQDVGFKNGDKILKVDNLTPKTYQEVGKKIIYDNAKTVTVQRGDSVFDIQIPADIEKKILKSETSPIDICYPFVIDKVSNNSPAEKAHLQSGDSIVAINGKSMGMFQDIAKELSNSKDKQIKIDFIRKGAVQSADIQLDGKGKLGVGLRSPLNYFETKKEYFGFFESIPAGIKMGVETLANYVKGFKLVFTKEGASQLGGFGTIGKLFPPVWDWQSFWMMTAFLSVILAFMNLLPIPGLDGGYVLFLIYEAITGKKPSEKFMENAVTIGFVLLVALMIYANGNDIFRALFK, encoded by the coding sequence ATGGAAGCATTTTTAATTAGAGCATTACAATTAATTTTAAGTTTAGCTATTTTAGTATTACTACACGAGTTTGGACATTTTCTTTTTGCACGATTATTTAAAGTGCGTGTAGATAAATTTTATATGTTTTTCAATCCTCAATTTTCACTTTTGCGTGCAAAAAAAATAGAAGGAAAATGGAATATAAAGTTTTTTGCCAAAAACGTTCAACCCAACGAACGAATAAAATTGGATGAAAACGGAAATCCTATGATGAGCGGCAAACACAATGTGATGGAACAAGTTCCTGTAGATGAACTGCCGTTAGATGACTGGCGCCGTTTTCCTGAACATACCGAGTGGGGAATAGGTTGGCTTCCGTTGGGAGGTTATTGCAAAATTTCAGGTATGATTGACGAATCGATGGACAAAACGCAACTTTTACAACCGGCGCAACCTTGGGAATTTCGTTCGCGTTCTGTATGGCAGCGTTTACCTATCATTATTGGGGGAGTGTTTGTGAATTTTATTTTGGCTTTAATCATTTATTCCGCCGTGCTTTTTGTGTGGGGAAAAGAATACATTCCAGTTGAAAATGCCAAATATGGATTTTATTTTTCCCAAACAATGCAGGATGTGGGATTTAAAAATGGAGATAAAATCCTAAAAGTGGATAACTTAACTCCTAAAACATATCAGGAAGTAGGTAAAAAAATTATTTATGACAATGCTAAAACTGTAACAGTACAAAGAGGCGACAGCGTTTTCGACATTCAAATCCCTGCTGATATTGAAAAGAAAATTTTGAAATCAGAAACTAGCCCGATTGACATTTGTTATCCATTTGTAATAGATAAAGTTTCAAATAACTCACCTGCTGAAAAAGCTCATCTTCAATCGGGAGACAGTATTGTGGCTATAAACGGTAAATCTATGGGCATGTTTCAGGATATCGCCAAAGAACTAAGCAATTCTAAGGACAAACAAATTAAGATTGACTTTATAAGAAAAGGAGCAGTACAATCTGCTGACATACAATTAGATGGTAAGGGAAAATTAGGAGTAGGATTGCGCTCTCCGCTGAATTATTTTGAAACAAAAAAGGAATACTTCGGATTTTTTGAATCTATTCCCGCAGGAATAAAAATGGGAGTAGAAACCCTCGCTAACTATGTGAAAGGTTTTAAATTAGTATTTACAAAAGAAGGAGCATCGCAATTAGGTGGTTTTGGAACTATTGGAAAACTCTTTCCTCCTGTGTGGGATTGGCAAAGTTTCTGGATGATGACCGCTTTTCTTTCGGTAATTCTGGCATTTATGAACTTACTTCCTATTCCGGGATTAGACGGAGGATATGTGTTATTCCTTATTTACGAAGCTATAACGGGCAAAAAACCAAGTGAGAAATTTATGGAAAATGCAGTTACAATAGGTTTTGTTTTACTCGTTGCGCTGATGATTTACGCCAATGGGAATGATATTTTCCGGGCATTGTTCAAATAA
- a CDS encoding Hemolysin A, which produces MKEIIPAVDKALLKKELTKRRFVRPTNKAHNEIYIVTAQDSPNVMREIGRLREISFRSWGGGTGNEIDTDKYDFLEKPFKQLIVWDPSAEEIVGGYRFLSGEDVTLDANGQPEFVMSHLFKFSDKFIKEYLPYTIELGRAFVQPDYQTTKMGMKSLFSLDNLWDGLGALIYDEKRAKYFVGKVTIYDNYPEFARELLYEYMFKYCPDNEKFALPIKEVMVSEKSKQIAKELFVEGSAAHDYKALQKAVRKEGYTIPPMFNAYIGLTETMRMFGTMIDPDFSGAYETGIMVTMDDLIESKRIRYIDPYIAYLKMKLDERIARRNARKKAKEERLLSEKDKTQH; this is translated from the coding sequence ATGAAGGAAATTATACCGGCGGTTGATAAAGCTTTATTAAAAAAAGAACTGACAAAAAGAAGATTTGTACGCCCTACAAACAAAGCTCATAATGAAATCTACATTGTTACAGCTCAAGATTCTCCCAATGTAATGCGTGAAATAGGGCGTTTGCGCGAAATATCCTTTCGCTCTTGGGGAGGAGGAACAGGAAATGAAATAGATACAGATAAATATGATTTTCTGGAAAAACCTTTCAAACAATTAATTGTATGGGATCCAAGCGCGGAAGAAATTGTTGGCGGATACCGTTTCTTGTCCGGTGAAGATGTAACTCTTGACGCAAACGGACAACCTGAATTTGTAATGTCGCATTTATTTAAGTTCAGCGATAAATTTATTAAAGAATACCTTCCTTACACCATTGAACTAGGACGCGCTTTTGTTCAACCCGACTATCAAACAACCAAAATGGGAATGAAAAGCTTATTTTCGTTGGATAACCTTTGGGATGGACTCGGAGCATTGATTTACGATGAAAAACGGGCTAAATATTTTGTAGGAAAAGTAACTATTTATGATAATTATCCGGAATTTGCCCGCGAATTGCTTTACGAATACATGTTTAAATATTGTCCTGACAATGAAAAGTTTGCACTTCCAATAAAAGAAGTGATGGTAAGCGAAAAATCCAAACAAATAGCAAAAGAACTTTTTGTGGAAGGAAGTGCTGCCCATGATTACAAAGCGTTGCAAAAAGCGGTAAGAAAAGAAGGATACACCATACCGCCTATGTTCAATGCTTATATCGGACTCACAGAAACAATGCGCATGTTTGGCACTATGATTGACCCCGATTTTAGCGGCGCTTACGAAACAGGCATTATGGTAACCATGGACGACTTGATAGAATCAAAACGCATACGTTACATCGACCCTTACATTGCCTACCTGAAAATGAAATTGGATGAAAGAATTGCAAGAAGGAACGCACGTAAAAAAGCAAAAGAGGAAAGATTATTATCCGAAAAAGATAAAACACAACATTAA
- a CDS encoding conserved exported hypothetical protein (Evidence 4 : Unknown function but conserved in other organisms) — MKKIILLVMILSSFLNGFSQTDLFQKREFIYKGDTLKYRVLFPDNYDKTRTYPIVLFLHGSGERGNDNEKQLVHGSWLFTNPQNRKDYPSIVIFPQCPEKEYWVKLDEKSNDKFSFLEKPEITKPLFLVKKLMDYFIKNESVDKKRVYVMGLSMGGMGTFDLICRYPKYFTAAIPICGGVYEPRLKKVKKMPIRIFHGTADNVVNVDFSRNAYYELKADGSYKAELILFPGVGHNSWDSAFTYPDFLGWLYYQEK, encoded by the coding sequence ATGAAAAAAATAATACTTTTAGTGATGATTTTAAGTTCCTTTTTGAATGGTTTTTCACAAACAGATTTATTTCAAAAAAGAGAATTCATCTATAAAGGCGACACATTAAAATACAGAGTATTATTCCCCGACAATTACGATAAAACCCGTACATATCCTATCGTACTTTTTCTACACGGCTCAGGTGAACGTGGAAACGACAATGAAAAGCAATTAGTGCACGGTTCATGGTTGTTTACAAATCCTCAAAACAGAAAAGATTATCCTTCCATTGTTATTTTTCCGCAATGCCCTGAAAAAGAATATTGGGTGAAGCTTGATGAGAAAAGCAATGACAAATTTTCTTTTCTCGAAAAGCCCGAAATTACCAAACCATTGTTTCTGGTGAAAAAGTTGATGGATTATTTCATTAAAAACGAAAGTGTGGATAAAAAACGAGTATATGTTATGGGGCTCTCGATGGGTGGAATGGGTACATTTGATTTAATATGTCGTTATCCTAAATATTTTACAGCTGCCATCCCTATTTGTGGAGGCGTGTATGAACCGCGTTTAAAGAAAGTAAAAAAAATGCCGATACGCATTTTTCATGGTACGGCAGATAATGTGGTAAATGTAGATTTCTCACGAAATGCTTACTACGAACTGAAAGCGGACGGATCATACAAAGCAGAATTAATTCTGTTCCCCGGTGTGGGACACAACAGTTGGGATTCGGCGTTCACTTATCCTGATTTTTTAGGATGGCTTTATTATCAGGAAAAGTAA
- a CDS encoding conserved hypothetical protein (Evidence 4 : Unknown function but conserved in other organisms): MAKLKGAVIVNTERCKGCNLCVVACPQDVLLLNKEANAKGYNYSYMKNPDDCTGCSTCALVCPDACITVYRVKVEQ; encoded by the coding sequence ATGGCGAAGTTAAAAGGTGCGGTAATTGTAAACACAGAGCGTTGTAAAGGATGCAATTTATGTGTGGTGGCTTGTCCGCAAGATGTGCTTTTGCTTAATAAAGAGGCAAATGCCAAAGGATATAATTACTCTTATATGAAAAATCCCGATGATTGTACCGGATGTTCTACGTGTGCATTGGTTTGTCCTGATGCCTGTATTACAGTATATAGAGTAAAAGTTGAGCAATAA